In the Phaseolus vulgaris cultivar G19833 chromosome 7, P. vulgaris v2.0, whole genome shotgun sequence genome, one interval contains:
- the LOC137830262 gene encoding serine/threonine-protein kinase-like protein CCR1 yields the protein MQTLATLLLIFLILCGTAHGFGAMGPITASFAKDEVFCAIDASGKQDVICWGNNATSPSLSSVTNAVPAMSALSGGEGFLCGILANTSQAFCWGAVTKPSADLILVPPAYRNTAYSHIAAGKNHVCAVRGSYYADHDSGTVDCWDITTTVNKTLTAKQSYLFFNQAVMNLEVKRVVSGEGFTCGEVRDGGLVCWGPKSEGIKVSNVSESFAVLAAGRRAVCGVFNVSGELKCWGDPGSFSDPPLDSVRLVSLSAGANHFCGIRMDNHEVECWGDLNSSVIPRGNGFMAIASSDFTTCGIREDDLLLDCWMVNALKPDFDPPLELSSPGLCRASSCGVDEFAFNASMLNELALTSLCVREDLRICSPCGSNCSKGFFLSSSCTKNADRVCTACSLCQNSSCFSVCGLHSSTGLRMHWRWHGLRKWMVIVGCSVLGVLIILLYGCLLSVRKRTKKQSKSCMGKPEQEDDNVNVALQSTPSVNSCPGAPQVFRLSELKDATNGFKEFNELGRGSYGFVYKALLADGRVVAVKRANAATIIHTNNRNFEMELEILCKIRHCNIVNLLGYCAEMGERLLVYEYMPHGTLYDHLHGGLSPLNWSLRLKIAMQAAKGLEYLHKELVPPIVHKDLKSSNILLDSEWGARISDFGLLASSDKDLNGDIDSDVYDFGIVMLEILSGRKAYDRDYTPPSMVEWAVPLIKQGKAAATIDRYVALPRNVEPLLKLADIAELAVRENPSERPPMSDIASWLEQIVKEGLIL from the coding sequence ATGCAAACTCTCGCTACCCTTCTTCTCATTTTCCTCATCTTGTGTGGCACTGCACATGGGTTCGGCGCCATGGGTCCAATAACCGCTTCATTTGCAAAAGACGAGGTTTTTTGTGCCATTGATGCTAGCGGGAAGCAAGACGTCATTTGCTGGGGGAATAACGCCACTTCACCGTCTCTCTCCTCCGTTACCAATGCTGTTCCTGCCATGTCAGCACTCTCCGGCGGGGAAGGCTTTCTATGCGGCATTTTAGCGAACACCTCGCAGGCGTTTTGCTGGGGCGCTGTAACGAAACCCAGCGCAGATCTCATCCTCGTGCCGCCGGCGTACCGGAACACTGCTTATTCCCACATCGCCGCCGGCAAGAATCACGTGTGCGCTGTTCGAGGATCCTACTACGCCGATCACGATTCCGGCACCGTGGATTGCTGGGATATCACGACAACTGTAAACAAAACGTTGACAGCGAAACAGAGTTACTTGTTTTTCAACCAAGCCGTGATGAATCTGGAGGTGAAGAGGGTTGTTTCCGGGGAAGGGTTCACCTGTGGCGAGGTCAGAGACGGTGGACTCGTATGTTGGGGACCTAAGTCTGAAGGGATAAAAGTTTCCAATGTTTCCGAGAGTTTCGCGGTTTTAGCGGCGGGTCGGAGGGCCGTGTGCGGTGTTTTCAACGTTTCCGGCGAGTTGAAATGCTGGGGCGACCCGGGTTCGTTTTCGGATCCTCCGCTGGATTCGGTTCGACTGGTGTCTCTATCTGCTGGGGCTAACCATTTTTGCGGCATTAGAATGGATAACCATGAAGTAGAGTGTTGGGGTGATTTGAACTCTTCTGTGATTCCTCGAGGGAACGGTTTCATGGCTATTGCTTCTTCGGATTTCACCACGTGTGGGATCAGGGAAGATGATCTTCTTCTGGATTGTTGGATGGTAAATGCTTTGAAACCCGATTTTGATCCTCCTTTGGAGCTTTCGAGTCCTGGACTCTGCAGGGCTAGTTCTTGTGGGGTCGATGAGTTTGCTTTCAATGCTAGTATGCTTAACGAGCTAGCTTTGACTAGCCTCTGTGTTAGAGAGGATTTGAGGATTTGTTCTCCTTGTGGGTCAAATTGTTCTAAAGGGTTCTTCTTGTCAAGTTCGTGTACTAAAAATGCTGATAGAGTCTGCACTGCTTGTTCTCTTTGTCAGAACAGCTCTTGTTTCAGTGTTTGTGGACTTCACTCCTCAACGGGTCTACGTATGCATTGGCGCTGGCATGGTTTGCGTAAATGGATGGTTATAGTTGGGTGCTCCGTGTTGGGGGTTCTGATAATTTTGCTTTACGGGTGTCTTTTATCGGTCAGAAAGAGGACAAAGAAACAATCCAAGTCTTGCATGGGGAAACCGGAGCAAGAGGATGATAATGTCAATGTTGCTCTTCAATCAACACCTTCTGTTAATTCTTGTCCCGGGGCGCCTCAGGTTTTCAGACTTTCTGAACTGAAGGATGCTACGAATGGGTTTAAGGAGTTTAATGAACTTGGGAGAGGAAGTTATGGGTTTGTATACAAAGCTTTGTTGGCAGATGGGAGGGTGGTTGCTGTTAAAAGAGCAAATGCGGCTACCATAATCCACACCAATAATCGTAATTTTGAAATGGAACTAGAAATTCTCTGCAAAATCCGCCATTGTAATATTGTTAATTTGCTGGGGTACTGCGCAGAGATGGGGGAGAGGTTGCTTGTTTACGAGTATATGCCTCATGGAACGCTTTATGATCACCTCCACGGTGGTCTTTCTCCCCTTAATTGGAGCCTCAGGTTGAAGATAGCGATGCAAGCCGCAAAGGGGCTTGAGTATCTTCACAAGGAACTTGTTCCTCCAATTGTGCATAAAGATCTAAAAAGTTCAAACATTCTTTTGGATTCGGAGTGGGGGGCAAGAATTTCGGACTTTGGACTTCTTGCTTCGAGTGACAAAGATCTCAATGGAGACATAGATAGCGATGTTTACGATTTTGGGATTGTGATGCTAGAGATTCTGAGTGGAAGAAAGGCTTATGATAGGGATTACA